The stretch of DNA AACTATGCTTATTTAACATACTTGGCATATTTTCTATCAAATCTTTAACACTTTTATCTTTTTCTACATCTAAAACATTTTTCCCTATAAATTTATTATCTTTATATAATACAAACCTACCTGAGTAATCAAGAATAAAAATATCTTTTTTAGTATCTTTTTTAATATATGTTAAATATTTTAATGTTTTTTCTTTAACAAATGCTTCATATTCATCTACATATTCACCCGTTCCTATAACCATATTGTAGGGCTCTAGATATTTATAAAATGAAATCTTTTTATATGTTTTCATTCCTTTATTTGGTTTATACCAATAGTATTCATCAAATCTTTCTGATTTATCTTTTATAGTTTTAATAATTGTTTTTACAAATTCATAACCATTACTATCTCTGTAATCAATCATGATTTTATTTTCGATTTTACTATCAATTGGATATAAAACTTTTCTTCCCTCTATATTGTCAATAAAGAAGTACCCTCTTCCATTGTTAAATCTTATTTCATTTAATGTAACTTTTATAAGTTCAAATATTTCATCTTTTGTTTTTGTATTTTTATATTTTTCATATATATTTGTAGCAATAGTATGAGCTTCATATACTCTTGTTTTTATTGAATTCTTTAATTCAACTTCAATATTCTTATAAGAATTATTAACAATATTATAAACCAAAGATATATCACTTTTTAGTTTATTTTTAGTCTCTAAGATATATTCATTTTCAATTTGTTTTTTCTCTTTTTGGAATATACTTTTATTTTCAACATATAGCCAAATTGTAATTATCATAGAGAAAATTATAACAAAAGACGAAGGTGCATATTTAATTATTTTTAATATTTGTTTTTCATTATTGTTCTTCATTGTTTTAATTATATCCTAAAATATTAGACTTTTTATGAAGAGTTTATAATATCAGATTTATTATTATCATTTTAATCAACTAATTCAAGTATTCCTTAGATATAATTATAAAACCATATATTATAAATAAGGAATACATATTGTCAAAAATTGGAATACTAGTAGCTAGTTCAAATAATAATCAGAAATTAGGTTTAAAACTTGAAGAATTAGCATTAAAAGAGAATTGTGAAGTAGAATTAATAAATTTAGTAGATTTAAGATTACCATTATATAGTACAATTGAAGAAGAAGAAAATGGAATTCCCGAAACTGTTTTAGATTTAGCAACAAAAATATTAGATCTAAAAGCTTTTATTATTGTAGCACCTGAATATAATGGAGTTATGCCACCTGTACTTAATAATGCAATGGCATGGACTTCACGAGCTACAAAAGATTGGAGAGATGCATTCAATGATAAAATTATTGGGTTAGCAACACACAGTGGTGGTGGAGGTGCTAAAGGTCTTCAAGCTATGAGAATACAATTTCAACATTTAGGAGCTAATATCTTAGCTAGAGAACTTTTAACTACTTATGAAAAACCATTAAATGAAGAAACTGCAATTGGAATGATCCAAGCACTTAAAAGATTATCAAAAGTTTAGGAATCATTCCTAAACTTTAATCGTTAATCTTTAAAATATCTATTTTTTATACTTTATCTGTAATTCATTTGTAACATATTCTTGTTACAATTTTTTATGAAAGAAAAAATATACGTAATAGATACTAACATCATCTTACAAAACTTACAAAATCTCTATAAAATATCACAAAATAAAACTAACCACATAGTAATACCTGAGACTGTTTTACTTGAACTTGAGGACAAGAAAAAACTATCAAATGAATTAGGATATTATGCAAGAGAATTTGCAAGACTTTTGGCTTTGATGAAAATAAAAGAAATTGATTATAAAACTGGCTTTAAAGTTGTAAAACTTTTTAATGATGAAATTAATATTGATATTATTTCAAAAGATGTTTATGAAACAGTAATAGAACAAGTTCATTTATCAGAAAGTAATGATAAAAGGATTATCGAAACGGCTTGTGTTGCAAGAGATTATTATAAAGGTGCTAAAACTATTTTTTTATCTCTTGATGTTTACGCTAGGACTTTTGCTTTATTTAAAGGTATCAAAACAGAAACACTTCATGATGATAAATCTACACTTCCAAAATTTGGTTTTGTAAAAACTATTGAACTTGATTCTTCAAAATTCAACTCTTTGAATAATAAAAATATTTTAAAAATTGATAAAGAGTATGAAAAAGAAAACTTTTCATATATTTTCAATAGTTCTGATGGAAATAGTGAATATGCAATTATTTATAATGATAGAATTGATACTTTAAAAACTACAGACTTTAAAGCTTTAAAAGTTAAACCAGTGAATCTAAAACAAAAATTATTTACAAAAGCTATTATTTCAAATATGTTTGAATTATTAGTGATTGATGCAAAAGCAGGAAGTGGTAAAACACTGATGTCAATTGTTAGTGCTATGAGATTAATAGATTTAGGCTTTTATGACAAAATTGTATATGTAAGAAATTCAATTGAATCACTAGATAAAGGTGAAGATATTGGATATTTATCAGGTAATGATGAGAAATTTAGAATCTATAATATGGCTGTTCAAGATACATTAGAATTTATAGCTAAAAAACAGCTAAAAAAAAGTGAGAATAAAGATAATCTTCAATCAATAGAAACAAAAATTTCCGAACTCCAATCTAAGTATAATATTGAAACTCTTTGGCCAGGAGAAGCTAGAGGACGAACATTAAGTTCAGCTATTGTTATTATGGATGAATGGCAAAATAGTAGTGAAAAAACTACACAACTGATTTTATCAAGACTTGATGAATCTTGTATGGCAATTGTAATTGGTTCAAATAGACAAATAGATAACTTATATTTAAATAAATATAATAATGGTCTTACTACACTTCTAAAACAAACAAATGAAACTCATCCCGAATTAAAAATATTTGCAATAGAATTAGATAAAGCAGTAAGAGGTAAATTTGCCCAATTTACTGAGAGAATATTTGAAAAAAGAAAAGATTGATGAAAAGTAGAGCTATTATGTTCTACTTTTTAGAACAACTTCCTTTTCCACCACATCCACAACTACCGTCTTTTGTAAATATTTTTTTCAAAATAAAAGCTAGTGCGAGAAAGCCTATTGCATAAATAATATATTCTTCCATATATTTTCCTTAATGATAATAATTATTAGTATATTATATTATTTATAATTAAATTACAATTAATACATAAAATTAAGGAATAATCAAATCAAGAAGAATATAATACTACATATTAAAAAAGGAAATGAAAATTCAAAATAGATTAATAAACGACACTATATATAATCATATAGAATATACAAAATTAGAAGATAAAATTCTACAAACAAAAATAGTAAATAGATTGCAGTTTATAACGCAAAATGCATTGGCTTATTTTTCATATCCATCGATTACTACTAAAAGATTTATACACTCTCTTGGTACTATGCATTTGGCTTCTTTTATGTTTAAAAACTCACTTTTAAATGCTGATAAGATTACAAAGAATAGTTTTTTATCATCTTTGAAAAAAGCTATTGAACAGATTATTAAAGAAGAAAATCTAAATCTTGATTTAAAAGATATGGTTTATTTTGATAATAAAGCTTTATATCAATTCAGTATTCCAACTAAATCAAAATCACACTCAACTGCTTATACTGTGATTTTACAAACTATTAGAATCATAGGATTACTTCACGATGTTGGGCATTTACCTTTTTCTCATCAAGCTGAGAATGCTTTGAAAAAAGTTTATACAAAAATAAAAAACAAAGAATCAAATCAAGAAATTTTAGTAGAAAAAGAGATTGAATTTAAAAATAATTATGAAAAAATTACAAATAATTCAAAAGAAGTCTTACATGAAGCCATTGGGAAAGAGCTTTTATCTTTATTATTTGATTATGAATTAAATGATTTCTTAAAAAAATCAAATGATAAAAAATATATAAAACTAATAGAAAAACTTTCTTTATGTATTTTAGAAGAAAAAACTATTTATGGTTTTGATTTCAAAGTTTTACATAGATTTATTGATAGTACAGTTGATGCTGATAGATTGGATTATGTAAATAGAGATATGCTTGCAAGCGGTTATATTACAGGACCAAATGATCATATAAGAATAACAAAACAAGCTGTTTTAGTTCAAGAAAACAAAAAATATCACTTAAGTTTTTTTGATATGTCTTTAATAGATATTGAACATATGTTAGAAATGAGATTTAATCTTTATAAAAAAGTGATTTTTAATCATGGGATTGCAAAAACTGATACATTACTTGAAAATGTAATTGAATATTTAGCAGACAAGTATTTTAAAAATCCTAAAATGGATGAAAAAGTATCAGATAATATTTCTATGCTTTGGAATTTTCATAATAGAGATATAGAAAAAAAACTAGATACTATTTCTATGTTAGATGAAAACTGGTTAATTTCACTATTTAAAAATGAATATTTTTTAATAAAAGAAAAAGATGTTTTAAGTTCAGAAGACAAAAAATATCTTTACTCTTTTGAAGAAGTATTATTTGGAAAAAGAAAGTTTAGAAGTCCTTGGAAAAACTTAAATGAATTTTATAATGTTTTAGAGTTTTCAACAGTTCAACGATATAAATTTAGAGAAAGTTTTGGATATATAAAAGGAAATAAAGCAAAAAAACTTCAAAATGCTTTGGATAAATTTATAACAAAATGGGAAAAAAGTGAGGATAAACTATTTTTTGCATATCAAATAGTTTCTTTTAATCTTGGAATTGAAAAAGAGTTTTCTTTTTACGATGGAGGAGAACTTATAAATATAGATGAGATTTCAACATTAAGAAAAAGACTTAAACAATCAATGCAAAATACAGTTCCATTTTATATTTATTCTAATAAAAAAGTTTTAAATGAAGAGATGAAAAAAGAACTAAGAGAAATTTTATTTAATATTTTTGGTGATTAAATAATATTTACCAATTAAAGAAAGGAAACACTGTGGATTTAACGGAAATTAGAGGAAAATATACTACAAAAGCTTTGGATATTGAGCATTTAGATAAAAACCCATTTAAACAGTTTGAAATATGGTTTAAAGATGCAATCAATGAAGAAGTATCCGAACCAAATGCAATGATTCTAGCAACTGTAGGAAAAGATATGATGCCAAGTGTACGTGCTGTATTGCTTAAAACTTTTGATGAAAGTGGTTTTGTATTTTTTACAAATTATAAAAGTAAAAAAGCAGCTCAAATAAAAGAAAACCCAAATGCAGCAGCACTATTTTCATGGATTGATATGGAAAGACAAGTAAAAATTGAAGGTTCTGTTGAAAAAATTTCAACTGCTGATTCTTTGAAATATTTTCTTTCTCGTCCAAAAGGAAGTCAAATTGGTGCTTGGGTTTCACATCAAAGTAGTATTATTACTTCAAGAGGTTTGTTGGAGCAAAAATTTGATGAAATAAAAAGAAAATTTTCAAAAGGCGAAGTTCCATTTCCAGACTTTTGGGGTGGATATATAATCAAACCTTTAAGAATCGAATTTTGGCAAGGAGGACAAGATAGACTTCATGATAGATTTCTTTATGAAAAAGATGAAAAAGGTTCTTGGACTATCACAAGATTGGCACCATAATATTACATTTTGTAATATATTTTAATAATTTATAAAAAAATTGTTAAAATACTTCTATAAAAAAAGAGGAGTATTATTATGATTTTAGGGAAATGCCCTTATTGCGATGGCAATGTAATAGCACGAAACTTTGTAGCACAAGGTAAAAAAATAAAATTATATACTTGTGAAAATGCAAAAAAAGAGTATGATGAAAGTGAATCTTTTGTATTTACAGCTGATTCAACTTGTACTTTTAGAGTATATTCAAATGCTTTCTTGAGATGGAACAAAAGAAGTTTTAGCCAATATGAAATGAAGAAATTACTTCAAGATGGACAAGCGACAATTAGATTACATGGAAGAGCTGGTACTAGTGAATATTTTAAATATGTAATACCTGATAAAGAGTATGGTGTTTCTATTTTATGGGATGAAGAAGTAGAAAAAGAAGATTCCCAAGTATAGTATGGTTTAAAATATTCATTAGCTAAAAAATAAATAAAAAGGATAAAAAATGAAATTATTTCATAAAATAATTACAAGTATAATGTTAGTAGCATTTTCAACAAGCTTAAGTTTAGCAGCACCTACACCAACAAATATAAAAGAACAATCACCACAAGGTATATACCTTTCAGCTGTAGAAACATATGATTTAGTAAAAAAAGATGCTAATAAAATCTTATTTATTGATGTAAGAACACCTTATGAATTGGTTTTTGTTGGTTCAACACCAATGATGGATAAAAATATTCCTTTTACATTAGTATCTGCTAAGAAATGGGATGAAAAAAGAAAAAGTTATGCTGGGGAATTAAATAAAAATTTCGTAAAAGATGTAGAAACTGCACTTAAAGCAAAAGGTTTAAGTAAAAAAGACCAAATTATCTTTATGTGTAGATCAGGATCTAGAAGTCTTAAAGCAACTAAACTTATGGCAAAAGCTGGTTATATGAATGTAGCTACTGTTGTTGATGGTTTTGAAGGTGGAAAAGATAAAAAATATAAACAAAGAACTACAAATACAGGATGGAAAAATACTTGTCCTGCAAATTCTTGGGGATATAAAAATTATAAAGAAAAAATGTATTTTCCAAAAGAAAAAATTTAAAAGAGATTTAAAAGTAGGAACTTATTTTCTAAGTTCTTACTTTTTCACTTACATTCTACATTTTTTAAAATAGCTTCTTCTTTTTTCAAGTGGATACAATCTTCTTTTTTTACAATACTATCATTTATTTTAGCATTCCAAAAAATCACACCTTTTATATTTAAATCACTTAAATCAACATCTCTAAAAGTTGCATACGCTGCACCTGCATTTTGAAAATCTGTATTTTCAAATGAAGTTTCTAAGAAAGTTGCTGACCAAATAGAAAGATTGGTACATTTTACATTTTCAAAATTTGTATTTGAGAAATTAGTACCTTTAAATGTAGTATTATGACATTTTATATTTATAATATCTGCACCTGTTAAATTTGATGCTCTTGCATTTGTATTCTGCATATTTGTATTTGTAAGATTTACACCCCACATATTTGCTTTTACTAAATTTGTATTTTCTAAGTTTGCATAGCTTAAGTCACTTCCGCTTAAGTTAGATTCACTTAAATCTTTTCCACTTAAATTTACGCCTGTTAAATCACACTCTTGACAATCGTTAGTTTTCAATAACTTATCTAAATGCTCTTGATTAAAAGCAAATAATGAAGAAATTAAAAATGTTACTATTATTAGATATTTCATAATTCTTCCTATTTTACATTTTTAACAAATTCTAAAAATTGTGATTCTCTAGTTCCACCAATTTTTTTTGCTAATAGTTTCATTGAACTAG from Poseidonibacter antarcticus encodes:
- a CDS encoding NADPH-dependent FMN reductase, with translation MSKIGILVASSNNNQKLGLKLEELALKENCEVELINLVDLRLPLYSTIEEEENGIPETVLDLATKILDLKAFIIVAPEYNGVMPPVLNNAMAWTSRATKDWRDAFNDKIIGLATHSGGGGAKGLQAMRIQFQHLGANILARELLTTYEKPLNEETAIGMIQALKRLSKV
- a CDS encoding PhoH family protein, with protein sequence MKEKIYVIDTNIILQNLQNLYKISQNKTNHIVIPETVLLELEDKKKLSNELGYYAREFARLLALMKIKEIDYKTGFKVVKLFNDEINIDIISKDVYETVIEQVHLSESNDKRIIETACVARDYYKGAKTIFLSLDVYARTFALFKGIKTETLHDDKSTLPKFGFVKTIELDSSKFNSLNNKNILKIDKEYEKENFSYIFNSSDGNSEYAIIYNDRIDTLKTTDFKALKVKPVNLKQKLFTKAIISNMFELLVIDAKAGSGKTLMSIVSAMRLIDLGFYDKIVYVRNSIESLDKGEDIGYLSGNDEKFRIYNMAVQDTLEFIAKKQLKKSENKDNLQSIETKISELQSKYNIETLWPGEARGRTLSSAIVIMDEWQNSSEKTTQLILSRLDESCMAIVIGSNRQIDNLYLNKYNNGLTTLLKQTNETHPELKIFAIELDKAVRGKFAQFTERIFEKRKD
- a CDS encoding FeoB-associated Cys-rich membrane protein, whose protein sequence is MEEYIIYAIGFLALAFILKKIFTKDGSCGCGGKGSCSKK
- a CDS encoding HD domain-containing protein, with protein sequence MKIQNRLINDTIYNHIEYTKLEDKILQTKIVNRLQFITQNALAYFSYPSITTKRFIHSLGTMHLASFMFKNSLLNADKITKNSFLSSLKKAIEQIIKEENLNLDLKDMVYFDNKALYQFSIPTKSKSHSTAYTVILQTIRIIGLLHDVGHLPFSHQAENALKKVYTKIKNKESNQEILVEKEIEFKNNYEKITNNSKEVLHEAIGKELLSLLFDYELNDFLKKSNDKKYIKLIEKLSLCILEEKTIYGFDFKVLHRFIDSTVDADRLDYVNRDMLASGYITGPNDHIRITKQAVLVQENKKYHLSFFDMSLIDIEHMLEMRFNLYKKVIFNHGIAKTDTLLENVIEYLADKYFKNPKMDEKVSDNISMLWNFHNRDIEKKLDTISMLDENWLISLFKNEYFLIKEKDVLSSEDKKYLYSFEEVLFGKRKFRSPWKNLNEFYNVLEFSTVQRYKFRESFGYIKGNKAKKLQNALDKFITKWEKSEDKLFFAYQIVSFNLGIEKEFSFYDGGELINIDEISTLRKRLKQSMQNTVPFYIYSNKKVLNEEMKKELREILFNIFGD
- the pdxH gene encoding pyridoxamine 5'-phosphate oxidase, producing MDLTEIRGKYTTKALDIEHLDKNPFKQFEIWFKDAINEEVSEPNAMILATVGKDMMPSVRAVLLKTFDESGFVFFTNYKSKKAAQIKENPNAAALFSWIDMERQVKIEGSVEKISTADSLKYFLSRPKGSQIGAWVSHQSSIITSRGLLEQKFDEIKRKFSKGEVPFPDFWGGYIIKPLRIEFWQGGQDRLHDRFLYEKDEKGSWTITRLAP
- a CDS encoding rhodanese-like domain-containing protein, whose amino-acid sequence is MKLFHKIITSIMLVAFSTSLSLAAPTPTNIKEQSPQGIYLSAVETYDLVKKDANKILFIDVRTPYELVFVGSTPMMDKNIPFTLVSAKKWDEKRKSYAGELNKNFVKDVETALKAKGLSKKDQIIFMCRSGSRSLKATKLMAKAGYMNVATVVDGFEGGKDKKYKQRTTNTGWKNTCPANSWGYKNYKEKMYFPKEKI
- a CDS encoding pentapeptide repeat-containing protein: MKYLIIVTFLISSLFAFNQEHLDKLLKTNDCQECDLTGVNLSGKDLSESNLSGSDLSYANLENTNLVKANMWGVNLTNTNMQNTNARASNLTGADIINIKCHNTTFKGTNFSNTNFENVKCTNLSIWSATFLETSFENTDFQNAGAAYATFRDVDLSDLNIKGVIFWNAKINDSIVKKEDCIHLKKEEAILKNVECK